GGATGAACCCCATCCTCCAAAAAATACTCCTGATGGCTACTTAGAGGAGTGTAAACATCAATAAGCCGCAAGTTCATCTGGTTCGCAACTTGACTAATGCTTGGAATGATGTTTTGTCGGAAAGATTCTGGGTCAAGGTCAGAATCGTTTGGGAACACAGGTGGCGGCTTTACAATCCACACTTCAGGTTTGCTTGTAAACGATTTAATTTCTGCGACTAGCGTGGTATAGTCGGAAATGAATGTTTGATTTGTTTGGTTTAGGTTTAGTTGGGCATCGTTTGTTCCTAACATTACGATTACGATGTGGGGCTGGAAATCCTTAGCGACTTGAAATGCCGTGCTATCCAAATATGAGTTGCCTGAGTTGAGAGCAACCGTGGCACCGCCAACCCCAAAGTCGCCTACAACATAATTTGAACCAAGCAACCCCCATAACTCAACAGGGTATCCTGTGCCCTGAGTTATGCTGTCCCCGACGCATGCAACCCGTACAGGACTCCTTTCTTGTGTAGCAAGCATAAAGGTTTCCAAACTGATTACAATCAACAAGACAACTATTGCGAGCGCTAACAGTTTCATTTTAAGAGCCAACTTTCTACCCAATCAACCTTATGGGGTTTACTGGGCTATTTAACTGTCGATTGCTAAACAAAAAAGGGGAATTGTGAATGCCAACAGCGTCTAATCTAGCTGATAGGCTTCTTCACCATGTTCACTTAGGTCTAAACCTGCATCTTCGTCTTTCTCGCAAACTCTGAGCGGAGAGAACAAGTTCACCGCCTTAAGCAACACATACGAGCCCGCAAACGAAAACGGTGCCACCACTGCAACTGCCAGCAACTGAGCGACGAACTGGTCTACGTTTCCAAAGATTAGCCCTGTTGCGCCGCCTACTGCTGCTGATGCGAATATGCCTGTAGCGATTGACCCCCATATTCCTCCAACGCCGTGGCATGCGAAGACGTCTAGTGAGTCGTCGATTCTCGATCTTCCTGCTCTCCAGTTGGCAACTAAGTTTGAGATTACACCTGCGGCGAGACCGATGATTATCGCGGCGGGTATGCTAACGAAACCTGACCCAGGCGTAATGGCAACTAAGCCTACTACTGCACCGACTGCGACACCGACTGCTGATGGTTTGCCTTTTATTATCCAGTCTGATATCATCCAGCTTACTGCTGCTGCGGCTGCTGACAAGTTCGTTGTGACCAGTGCTGAAACTGCCAGGTCGCTTGCTTCTAGTGCACTGCCAGCGTTGAATCCAAACCAGCCAAACCACAATAGCGCTGCGCCTAACAGGACGTAAGGAATGTTTGTTGGCTTGAAAGAGGGGGGCGGTGCGTCTAGTTTTTTCATGTGGTCTTTCCATGGAACCGAGCCGTCCTGTGTGGTTGCGCATGTTGCATCTTTGCGTCTGCCGACTACGAGTGCTGCGGCGAGGGCAGATATGCCTGCCGATATGTGGACAACGATGCCTCCTGCGAAGTCGATGGAGCCTAAGCCTTTGAGCCAGCCATCAGGGTTCCATACCCAGTGAGCAATTGGCACATAGATTAGCGTAGACCACAAGACCATGAAAATGAGTAGCGATTTGAAGCGGATTCTTTCTGCGCACGCACCGATAATTAGTGCTGGCGTAATTGCGGCGAACTTTAGCTGGAAGGCAAAGAACAGCAGTTCAGGGATTGCTGGCGCAAGAGCAGAGTTTACATCGTGTATTCCCAGCGTTCCCATGCCTAGTAAGCTTGGGCTGAAGCCTATGAAACCGCCTATGCTGTTTCCAAAGACTAGGCTGTAGCCCCAGAGCGTCCAAACGAGGCTTATTACTGCGAAGATTACGAAGCACTGTACGATTGTTGATACCAAGTTTTTCTTTCTGACTAGACCGCCGTAGAAGAAGCCTAATGCGGGGGTCATCAGCATGACTAGTGCTGTTGACGTGATTAACCAAGCTATGTCTCCTGAAGCCATTTCTTTTTTCCTCTTTGACACTTGTTTACTTATTATATTTTTGTCTGCACATTATTACAGCCTTATATATAAAATGTACTCATGTGAATCATATATTTGTAATAAATTGGATAAAAATCCAATAATGAATTATTGGCCCTAACAATCATCCAAAAAAGCCCCGAAAAGATGCCAACAAATAAAAAATCGTCCAAAAAACAACACTTGCCAAGAGACCAGTAAACTATGAAAAAACACTTTTTCGCCAAATACACAAATTTAAAGCAACAATTCAAAAACAACTGCTTGTAGCAACCCCACAACCAACAAACAACAAAAAACAAGCCTGACCCAAAAAAAGATTCAGACAACCCACCGATTGATGTTGTACTAAGGACTCACTTTCAACAACAATAAACAAAAAAAACAGGTCCAAACAACCAAACAAGTGCATTCAACCGCTTCGCACAAAACCTTATAACCCAACATCAACTTCTTTGCCCTAAAAGGCGCACAACCATGAAGTTCGGCTCATACACATACCAACCACAAAAACCAAAAGGCTTCGACTTCCACGTCCTACGAGTCAAACCCGAAATAGGAGAAAGAATCCCCCCGAGACCAGACATGCACAGCAACATCGCCGTCTTCGCAGACAAACAAACAGTAAAAGACCACCCCGACTGGATCTCCCAATCCCCACTGGGACCAGCGCAATTTGGAAACAACAATTTTAACATTTACTGGGACGTCGTATGTGCCACACAACCGCAACACCGCGAAGAACAGCTAGAATACATACAAGAAGTGAGCAGGCAATCACAAGGAATATGGCTAAACAGCCAATACTTCGCGGACCACGACCACTGCACATGCCCAAGATGCCAAGAACTCTGGAAAAAAAGCGGCTTAGGCTGGCTGGAGTGGCGCAAAAAAGAAGTCAACGATTACATAGCCCAAATTCGAGATGTCGTCAAAAAAGAGTTATTTTTATGTCTCCAACCTGACCCCGTAAGCTCCTATGAGCGTTACGGCGTGGACTTTGACGACTTAGCAAAGTATGCTGACGCGTTTAATGTTGTGATGTTCAGCAAGAACTATGCGACACCTTGGTATTGGGAAATGCTGGCACGTGCGTTCAAAAAACTGCTCAAAAAGCCTTTCTACATTAGCTTCTATGTTTACGGTCCAGGCGATAACCCTGAAGATGTCCCCACACCTGCAGAGTTGCTAACCGTCAGTACGCGTTGTGCAAGAGTCGGCGTGGACGGCTTTCTGTATTTGACTGATGGAGAGAAACAAATGCTAAATTTCCAAAAGGCAGCCCTTGCAAATGCAGAGCTGCGGCAAAGACTTCGCACTTACGGTGGGCAACCAGTTGGGGAATTTCTTGGCTGGGTTGCTAGCTGGCGAAAAAGCCTTGAATAATTAAATTTCAATTTTTTGTTTGCCGTTATATTTTTATGTCATTCAACCCTGAGTAGTTGGGGTGGGATAGCGCATGGATTTTGCCGAGTTAGCCAAAGCTGCTATAGCTCTTTTCATAATCGTAGACCCGTTTGGTAATATCCCAATTTTTGTTGGGTTAACTGAAAAAATTGATGTTGACCAGAAAAAGAAAGTTTTCAACACTGCCACGCTTATCGGTTTTGTTTTGCTTTTGGTTTTTGCATTTACTGGACAGGAGATTTTGACGCTTTTCGGTTTGTCAATTTTTAGTTTTGAGGTTGCTGGTGGCATTTTGTTACTCATTATTGCAATTAGAATTCTGATTTCAGGGACTAAACAGGAGGAGGTTGAGTCCCCTGAGAGTTTAGGCGCGGTTCCTATTGCCATACCATTGCTTGTTGGTCCAGGCGCTATTACGACGACGATTTTTAACCTTCAGGCTTACGGTTCAATAATTGCTATTCTCTCAGTTCTGATTGTCTTATCGATTACATGGGTTATTCTTCGTTTCATAAACAAGATTTACCGCTTTTTAGGTAAAACTGGTTCATTGGTTATTGCGCGTGTTATGGCGTTATTTATTGCGGCTATTGCGATTCAGTACATTCTTGATGGTGTTACGCATTTTATTGGTTAGCTTGTCTTTCACGCAAACAAAGTCATATATTAAAAGCAACAAGCTAAACAATACTATTAGGAGCGTTTGAAAAAATGGAGAATAAGACATTCACCAAAAAAGAGTTGGAGAATTTTAACGGAAAAGATGGCAAACCAGCATACGTTGCCTATAAAGGAAAAGTGTACGATGTGACGGATTCTTATCAATGGATTGACGGTGACCACTTGGGGCATGTGGCTGGGCAGGACCTGACCGAGCAGATGGAAATTGCTCCTCACAGCGAAGAAGTCATGGAAAGGATGAAGGTTGTTGGCTTTTTAACTGAGGCATAGTTTCACTATTAGTTCATTGACTATTGAATGGTTGCCGCAGGTAGTACAGGACTTTGAGAATAAGGATAATCGCAGGAAACTATAGCCCCCCTTATAAAGACTACAAATAGGCGCTATGTTGCGAAAGTTCTGTTGCTTTGCCGTGACCCCCCTATCCACTATATAGGGGACCGATTTCGACCCCGCTTTCAACATGCTTTTGGCTTGAGAAACCGCCACTAGCACCTCCCCCTATAGATTCCAACATAGAACCACTAATAGGCTCCAAATATGCCCGCCCAAACCCCCTCCTCCTATAGGTTTGTGCATAAATATCCTAATGGGATACAAATATGCCTGTGTGTGCATAGCAACGAGTAGAAAACGTCTCAGTTAAGCGAAAAATGTGGCGCGGGATGGGGGATTTGAACCCCCGCGGCCTTTCGACCACAGACTTAGCAGGCCTGCCCCATACCAGGCTTGGGGAATCCCGCAGGACAATGTTTCGTTGGGGGTGTTCAATTTGAACACCAAAGGGGGCAGTCTCAGCAATTGGAGTGTGAGGTAATTTAATTAAAGTTTTCTGAGGGTCTTTTTGGTTTGAGCCACGGCTGGTCAACTTGGAAACCCCATAAAACTAAATTAGAAAGTTTAAATAAAGAAAATTGGGGAAGCACCGTTGAAACGAGACTATAA
This genomic stretch from Candidatus Bathyarchaeota archaeon harbors:
- a CDS encoding MarC family protein produces the protein MDFAELAKAAIALFIIVDPFGNIPIFVGLTEKIDVDQKKKVFNTATLIGFVLLLVFAFTGQEILTLFGLSIFSFEVAGGILLLIIAIRILISGTKQEEVESPESLGAVPIAIPLLVGPGAITTTIFNLQAYGSIIAILSVLIVLSITWVILRFINKIYRFLGKTGSLVIARVMALFIAAIAIQYILDGVTHFIG
- a CDS encoding ammonium transporter, which produces MSKRKKEMASGDIAWLITSTALVMLMTPALGFFYGGLVRKKNLVSTIVQCFVIFAVISLVWTLWGYSLVFGNSIGGFIGFSPSLLGMGTLGIHDVNSALAPAIPELLFFAFQLKFAAITPALIIGACAERIRFKSLLIFMVLWSTLIYVPIAHWVWNPDGWLKGLGSIDFAGGIVVHISAGISALAAALVVGRRKDATCATTQDGSVPWKDHMKKLDAPPPSFKPTNIPYVLLGAALLWFGWFGFNAGSALEASDLAVSALVTTNLSAAAAAVSWMISDWIIKGKPSAVGVAVGAVVGLVAITPGSGFVSIPAAIIIGLAAGVISNLVANWRAGRSRIDDSLDVFACHGVGGIWGSIATGIFASAAVGGATGLIFGNVDQFVAQLLAVAVVAPFSFAGSYVLLKAVNLFSPLRVCEKDEDAGLDLSEHGEEAYQLD
- a CDS encoding GDSL-type esterase/lipase family protein; amino-acid sequence: MKLLALAIVVLLIVISLETFMLATQERSPVRVACVGDSITQGTGYPVELWGLLGSNYVVGDFGVGGATVALNSGNSYLDSTAFQVAKDFQPHIVIVMLGTNDAQLNLNQTNQTFISDYTTLVAEIKSFTSKPEVWIVKPPPVFPNDSDLDPESFRQNIIPSISQVANQMNLRLIDVYTPLSSHQEYFLEDGVHPNVEGAQAIANIIFNALSS
- a CDS encoding cytochrome B5 codes for the protein MENKTFTKKELENFNGKDGKPAYVAYKGKVYDVTDSYQWIDGDHLGHVAGQDLTEQMEIAPHSEEVMERMKVVGFLTEA